In Halobaculum rubrum, the following are encoded in one genomic region:
- a CDS encoding PAS domain S-box protein yields MNSNDRGEGLPDDCLRGVHPREVETIAGLGSWYVDLERNDTEWSEMASEILGFPSDKDSYGHDDVPSLVVSPGKEVVRQERNKVFNGEAFDIEYRIEVEGTTKWIHERAECEHDDGGNPVAANGVLQDITDLKERERELELFRNLVDNACDGVLIVDPDTSAIIDVNGTACRLLGYDHEELVSLSVPDITPAFSMETWNDFAATVRENGTEVIESEHQRKDGSTFPVELRISHVSLEQEYHVATVRDITERKEREQQLEAAHKRYRTLIDAAPDPIFVADADTGELIEANAAAAALRDQPRSEIIGLHQTALHPGEEAERYQELFDDHVEDPDAIGRFDDGEPNYLTTTDGSRVPVSINSSTVSLDDRTLIHGIFRDISEQRRYENALTGINTAAQELLQAETDAEIAQITVETTTGVLDASGCVVYLYDNHSGELAPAAYTEDLDEVLGTLQRIPPGDSVAWRVFTDRKRERFDDIRTSDGGCNAGTPIRSELLIPLGEHGVFLVGDTSVGAFDEMTEKIAGALASTAEAALDRAERTQTLRERERESQVQAERLERIDQLNDEIRTIMQALIQAQCRDAIIRYVCDSLVSLDRFTYAWIGEPDPAASEIGVSARAGAPQNYLDTVSLDLEPGNTIPSVRAARERTTVTVPRIATAPHQTEWRDTALRHGFQSGISVPLVYDEFSYGIMTIYSDQPDTFDDRTESVLTELGELVGYALNTSEQRNALLGGETIDVTFDLTGATDLFVEFADHLSTSILVENIIPRSEETYLVHFQCEDAGSVDVQAVAEELSSVADLRMISEADRTVYEAVVIGDCLVTTLATVGANIRSVVVTGSHCRVRASIREEREKQTLVRHLKTEYPDVNVAIHEQTTTSPSHSWMRLLDDSLTGRQRDILATAYYSGFFDQQRKRTGTEIADLLDISQPAFSTQLRAAHRNLLSTLFGEESEK; encoded by the coding sequence GTTCCCGAGTGACAAGGACTCATACGGGCACGATGACGTTCCTTCGCTGGTTGTCTCTCCAGGCAAAGAGGTCGTCCGACAGGAGCGAAACAAAGTGTTCAACGGCGAGGCGTTCGACATCGAGTATCGGATCGAAGTCGAGGGCACGACGAAGTGGATCCACGAGCGTGCGGAATGCGAACACGATGACGGCGGAAATCCGGTCGCGGCGAACGGGGTCCTACAGGATATTACGGACCTCAAGGAACGCGAACGGGAACTCGAGTTGTTCCGCAACTTGGTCGATAACGCGTGCGATGGGGTTTTGATCGTTGATCCGGACACGAGCGCCATAATCGACGTGAACGGGACAGCGTGTCGACTGCTCGGATACGATCACGAGGAGCTAGTGTCCCTGTCGGTGCCGGACATTACCCCGGCATTTTCGATGGAAACGTGGAACGACTTCGCCGCAACCGTGAGAGAAAACGGGACCGAAGTGATCGAGAGCGAGCATCAGCGCAAGGACGGGTCCACGTTCCCAGTCGAGTTACGCATCTCTCATGTCTCACTGGAGCAGGAGTATCACGTTGCGACTGTCCGAGACATCACCGAACGGAAGGAACGAGAACAGCAACTGGAGGCGGCCCACAAGCGATATCGGACACTCATCGACGCTGCGCCTGATCCGATCTTCGTCGCGGATGCCGACACGGGTGAACTCATCGAGGCAAACGCCGCAGCAGCAGCCCTTCGAGATCAACCGCGTAGTGAAATCATCGGGCTCCATCAGACTGCGCTCCACCCCGGGGAGGAGGCGGAACGATATCAGGAACTGTTCGATGACCACGTCGAAGATCCGGACGCGATCGGGAGATTCGATGACGGTGAACCAAACTATCTCACAACGACAGACGGTAGTCGGGTCCCGGTCTCCATCAACAGTTCGACCGTATCACTTGACGACCGCACGCTCATACACGGGATTTTTCGCGACATCTCCGAACAACGTCGCTACGAAAACGCACTCACCGGGATCAACACGGCGGCACAGGAGCTCCTGCAGGCCGAAACCGACGCGGAAATCGCACAGATCACCGTCGAGACTACGACTGGGGTGCTCGACGCGTCAGGGTGTGTCGTCTATCTCTACGACAACCACTCCGGAGAACTAGCCCCGGCCGCGTATACCGAAGATCTCGACGAGGTTCTCGGAACCCTACAGCGTATTCCACCGGGCGACAGCGTCGCCTGGCGTGTTTTCACAGACCGGAAACGGGAACGTTTTGACGATATTCGAACCAGCGACGGCGGATGCAACGCCGGGACGCCGATCCGGAGTGAGCTTCTCATTCCTCTCGGAGAACATGGAGTCTTCCTCGTTGGTGATACGTCGGTCGGCGCGTTCGATGAGATGACCGAAAAGATCGCGGGGGCCCTCGCCTCGACTGCCGAAGCGGCGCTTGATCGCGCCGAGCGAACCCAGACACTCCGGGAGCGAGAACGGGAATCACAGGTACAAGCTGAGCGACTTGAGCGCATCGATCAGCTCAACGACGAGATCCGGACGATCATGCAGGCATTAATACAGGCCCAGTGCCGCGACGCGATCATCCGGTACGTGTGTGACTCACTTGTCTCTCTCGATCGATTCACATATGCATGGATCGGTGAACCCGACCCCGCGGCGAGCGAAATAGGAGTTTCCGCACGGGCCGGGGCACCGCAAAACTACCTGGACACAGTCTCGCTCGATCTCGAACCGGGTAATACGATCCCCTCGGTCCGAGCGGCCAGGGAGCGAACGACCGTCACAGTCCCGCGGATCGCAACAGCCCCACACCAGACCGAGTGGCGAGATACAGCACTGCGCCACGGATTCCAGTCCGGAATCAGCGTCCCATTGGTTTACGACGAATTCTCATACGGGATCATGACTATCTACAGCGATCAACCCGACACGTTCGACGACAGAACCGAGTCCGTGTTGACCGAACTCGGTGAGCTCGTAGGCTATGCACTCAATACGAGCGAGCAACGGAATGCGCTCCTCGGTGGGGAAACGATCGATGTGACGTTCGACCTGACAGGTGCGACGGATCTCTTCGTCGAATTTGCGGACCATCTCTCGACAAGCATTCTAGTCGAAAACATCATCCCGCGGTCAGAGGAGACGTACCTCGTCCACTTCCAGTGTGAAGACGCCGGGTCCGTGGACGTCCAAGCTGTCGCCGAAGAGCTCTCATCCGTAGCCGACCTCCGGATGATATCCGAAGCGGACCGGACGGTGTACGAAGCTGTCGTCATCGGTGACTGTCTCGTGACAACCCTCGCAACGGTCGGTGCGAACATTCGGTCAGTTGTGGTCACAGGTTCACACTGCAGGGTCAGGGCGTCGATACGCGAAGAGCGGGAGAAGCAAACCCTTGTCCGACACCTGAAGACCGAGTACCCGGATGTCAACGTAGCGATACACGAGCAGACCACGACGTCTCCGTCTCATTCGTGGATGCGGTTGTTGGACGACTCGCTGACGGGGCGGCAGCGGGATATCTTAGCGACGGCATACTATAGTGGATTTTTCGACCAGCAACGCAAGCGGACCGGTACGGAGATCGCGGACTTACTGGATATCTCACAACCAGCATTTTCGACACAACTTCGGGCGGCACATCGAAATCTTCTCTCCACACTCTTCGGCGAGGAGTCCGAAAAGTAA